The proteins below come from a single Lepeophtheirus salmonis chromosome 4, UVic_Lsal_1.4, whole genome shotgun sequence genomic window:
- the Tif-IA gene encoding LOW QUALITY PROTEIN: RNA polymerase I-specific transcription initiation factor RRN3 (The sequence of the model RefSeq protein was modified relative to this genomic sequence to represent the inferred CDS: deleted 2 bases in 1 codon), translating into MDILDTIIKESKGGGILRSPLSKNSSRVHFEAPSNLKDILSKYSNSEECLEEIQGLMTHAQNLQGAALITWIEELQESIPLLNKKLEGFVKALFKISWVTQEAPVADAFKVFLINLLSAHSFYITDIVQSLVSNFLIKNDQISHNTHEVLKVVILTCPLDGKRALLQSLSDNIPYIMTPACDTHTSYFDNLLKLLRYAKDIRLDILRLIIQRAVELDVRLPKISLEEENEKEEELNGETQFDFDDSVSTFLIRVHPHLKNPIIKARNNMEQLMTLLLNFVEEESKGEEAKQLYLDFLSLFDSYILSTWATEHVQFVLFYLVSKDPLYALNFLSWLWKKFQNPSTHSIERQSAIAYIVSLIARGKFIPLNTAKCYLEKIVSWIHLYIKNSEYANKDFMYADIKTHGPFYAAVQSALYMFAFRHEEFMDNKKNLEFLKSLNFNTIVTCSLNPLRVCLPPVVKNFASISRNYQLAYCDTIIQRNNRINLPIVGSLSESSSSAKPLLLDSFFPFDPYSLKDSDSFISPLYRKYSSSSNAESVSDSEEEEEEEVEGMEIGSLKEVPSFHYGTSPGFKMI; encoded by the exons ATGGATATTTTAGATACAATCATAAAGGAATCCAAAGGAGGGGGCATCCTCCGCTCTCCTCTATCCAAAAACTCCTCTCGTGTTCATTTTGAGGCCCCATCTAACCTTAAAGACATCCTTTCCAAATATTCTAACAGTGAAGAATGTCTTGAAGAAATCCAAGGTCTTATGACACACGCTCAAAATCTTCAAGGAGCAGCTCTCATTACATGGATTGAGGAACTTCAAGAAAGTATTCCCCTTCTTAATAAGAAGTTGGAGGGCTTTGTGAAAGCCCTATTCAAGATATCATGGGTGACTCAAGAGGCCCCTGTGGCAGATGCATTTAAggtttttctcattaatttattGAGTGCGCATAGCTTTTACATAACGGACATTGTCCAGTCTCTTGTCTCtaatttccttataaaaaatgatcaaatcaGTCATAACACGCACGAAGTTTTGAAAGTCGTTATATTAACTTGTCCATTGGATGGAAAGAGAGCGCTTCTACAAAGTCTGAGTGATAACATCCCGTATATTATGACTCCTGCGTGTGATACACATACTTCATACTTTGATAATTTACTCAAACTACTTCGATATGCCAAAGATATTCGTCTTGATATTCTACGTCTTATTATCCAAAGAGCAGTAGAGTTGGACGTTCGTTTGCCTAAAATCTCCTTGGAGGAGGAAAATGAAAAGGAAGAAGAACTAAATGGGGAGACTCAATTCGATTTTGATGATTCCGTCTCCACTTTTTTAATCAGAGTGCATCCTCATCTCAA AAATCCTATTATTAAAGCTAGAAATAATATGGAACAGTTAATGACCCTATTACTTAACTTTGTGGAAGAGGAGTCCAAGGGAGAGGAGGCAAAGCAGCTCTATCTGGACTTTTTGAGCCTATTCGACTCTTATATTCTTTCTACGTGGGCTACAGAGCATGTTCAGTTTGTTCTATTTTATCTCGTGAGCAAGGATCCTCTCTATGCCCTCAATTTTCTAAGTTGGCTCTGGAAAAAATTCCAGAACCCCAGTACTCATAGCATAGAGCGACAATCTGCAATAGCGTACATTGTCAGTCTCATTGCCCGAGGGAAATTCATTCCTCTCAACACTGCGAAATGTTACCTTGAGAAAATTGTGTCTTGGATACATTTGTATATCAAAAACAGCGAATATGCCAATAAGGACTTTATGTATGCGGATATTAAGACACATGGGCCCTTCTATGCTGCAGTTCAATCCGCATTATACATGTTTGCATTTCGACATGAAGAATTCATggataataaaaagaatttagAATTTCTGAAGAGTCTTAACTTTAACACCATCGTTACCTGCTCCTTGAATCCTCTTAGGGTCTGCCTTCCTCCAGTGGTCAAAAATTTTGCAAGTATTTCTAGAAACTATCAGCTAGCCTATTGTGATACCATCATTCAAAGGAATAATCGTATTAATTTACCCATTGTTGGAAGTCTAAGTGAGAGCAGTTCGAGTGCTAAGCCTCTTCTGTTAGATTCATTTTTCCCCTTTGATCCTTACTCGCTAAAAGACTCGGACTCATTTATCAGTCCACTCTACCGGAAGTATTCCTCTAGTAGCAATGCTGAATCGGTTAGTGATTCtgaggaagaagaagaggaggaagTAGAAGGGATGGAGATTGGTAGCTTGAAGGAGGTTCCCTCCTTCCATTATGGTACATCTCCAGGATTTAAAATGATATGA
- the LOC121116172 gene encoding AH receptor-interacting protein codes for MSKKLCEKKILYAGHSHNRDPVEWRVGTKITFHFVTKSLDGKVLDDSRKWSKPMELILGKKFRLEIWETALSTMRIGEISSFTVDKRATYNYPVVAKTLRDSFIPGNKKKEARGHTCSMMTMSVEGGLGYDDLNQLIKDPASLEFIMELISAESPDEYEKENWQMNPEEKRNSLSKLRLQGNELFRGKKYKEAALQYAEAIGRLEQLILREKPQDDPWHELRKEKVPLLLNYSQCKLLADEYYAVIEHTSEVLEIDPDNVKALFRRGKAHIGAWNPIEAKSDFQRVSILDPSLAKTCAKEIKFIESLEKEKDFEDKEKLKNIFT; via the exons ATGTCCAAGAAGCTTTGCGAGAAGAAGATCCTCTATGCTGGACATAGTCACAATAGAGACCCTGTAGAGTGGCGAGTAGGGACAAAGATCACATTTCACTTTGTTACAAAGTCTTTAGATGGAAAAGTACTGGACGATTCTCGAAAATGGTCCAAACCCATGGAGCTGATTCTAGGGAAAAAGTTTAGACTCGAGATTTGGGAAACAGCTCTTTCTACCATGAGGATTGGAGAAATTTCTTCTTTCACAGTGGATAAGAGA GCCACTTACAATTATCCAGTAGTCGCCAAAACACTTCGAGATTCATTCATTCCCGGTAATAAGAAGAAAGAGGCCCGAGGGCACACATGCAGTATGATGACCATGTCTGTTGAGGGGGGTCTAGGATACGATGATCTCAATCAGCTCATTAAA GACCCCGCTTCTCTCGAATTTATAATGGAGCTCATCAGCGCAGAATCTCCTGAcgaatatgaaaaagaaaattggcaAATGAATccagaagaaaaaagaaactctCTCTCCAAATTAAGACTGCAAGGAAATGAATTGtttcggggaaaaaaatacaaagaagcTGCCTTACAGTATGCAGAAGCCATTGGAAGATTAGAGCAATTGATACTCCG aGAGAAGCCCCAAGACGATCCTTGGCATGAgctaaggaaagaaaaagttccCCTTTTACTTAATTACTCGCAGTGTAAATTATTAGCCGATGAGTATTATGCAGTGATCGAGCATACGAGTGAAGTACTCGAGATTGATCCAG ATAATGTAAAAGCTCTCTTTCGAAGGGGTAAGGCTCATATTGGAGCCTGGAATCCAATAGAGGCAAAGTCAGACTTTCAACGAGTCTCCATCTTGGATCCCTCACTCGCCAAAACCTGCGCCAAAGAAATCAAGTTTATTGAGTCTCTCGAGAAGGAAAAAGATTTTGAGGAtaaggaaaagttaaaaaatatctttacttAA
- the RpS16 gene encoding small ribosomal subunit protein uS9 → MSDTKEPLQCVQTFGKKKTATAVAYCKRGKGLVKVNGRPLEQVEPKALQYKLQEPILLLGKDRFSDVDIRVRVKGGGHVSQIYAIRQAIAKSLVAYYQKYVDEQSKKVIKDTLVQFDRTLLVADPRRCEAKKFGGPGARARYQKSYR, encoded by the exons ATGAGTGATACCAAGGAACCTCTACAGTGCGTTCAAACCTTCGGTAAGAAGAAGACCGCTACCGCAGTTGCCTACTGCAAGAGAGGAAAGGGTCTCGTCAAGGTTAATGGACGTCCTTTGGAGCAAGTTGAGCCCAAGGCTCTTCAATACAAATTACAGGAGCCCATCCTTCTTCTTGGTAAGGATAGATTCTCCGATGTAGACATCCGTGTTCGCGTCAAGGGTGGTGGACATGTTTCACAAATCTATGCCATTCGTCAGGCTATTGCCAAGTCCCTTGTGGCTTACTATCAAAAAT ACGTTGACGAACAATCCAAAAAGGTTATCAAGGATACTTTGGTACAGTTCGATCGTACTCTTCTCGTTGCTGATCCTAGACGTTGCGAGGCCAAGAAATTCGGAGGTCCCGGTGCTCGCGCAAGATACCAAAAGTCTTACCGTTAA
- the LOC121116173 gene encoding uncharacterized protein, which yields MDDVNLINAVRNFECIWNVKSLAYRDKYLRMKSWKIVSQEVGKKQEECITRWKSIRDKFVREIKRMKLSRFKNPEKPYKSQWPHFIAMEFISNYINHRQTLNKFFFNCPENEVVVGSAIERKDEYNNSIVNEDVRKTAEDEVLFYDTRTCSPSDEMYDDHIFSESSSPKRPPSNPIRNIEEIDDDDTEISLEGGTVHAPTTAVVGETDGDNLFGQQVASIMRQIGSEADKSLARIQILQILHGIQFPSNLA from the exons ATGGACGACGTTAATCTCATCAATGCTGTACGTAACTTTGAATGCATATGGAATGTGAAGTCTTTAGCTTACAGAGACAAATATCTACGAATGAAATCATGGAAAATTGTATCACAAGAA GTTGGAAAAAAACAGGAGGAATGCATCACCAGATGGAAAAGTATTAGAGATAAGTTTGTCCGGGAGATCAAAAGGATGAAACTCAGTAGGTTTAAAAATCCTGAAAAACCTTACAAATCACAATGGCCTCATTTCATTGCAATGGAGTTTATATCAAACTATATTAATCATAGACA GACAttgaacaagttttttttcaattgcccCGAAAATGAAGTTGTTGTTGGGAGTGCTATAGAGCGGAAAGATGagtataataattcaatagtcAATGAGGATGTGAGGAAAACGGCGGAGGATGAAGTGCTGTTTTATGACACACGCACatg ctCACCCAGTGACGAAATGTACGATGATCACATTTTTAGTGAAAGCAGCTCTCCTAAACGACCTCCCTCTAATCCAATACGTAATATTGAGGAAATTGATGATGATGACACGGAAATAAGTTTGGAAGGTGGTACTGTTCATGCTCCAACTACTGCTGTTGTTGGAGAAACGGACGGAGATAACTTATTTGGACAGCAAGTAGCATCCATTATGAGACAAATTGGTTCAGAAGCTGATAAGTCCCTTGCACGAattcaaattttgcaaattcTACATGGAATTCAATTTCCCTCAAATTTGGCATAA
- the LOC121116171 gene encoding 26S proteasome non-ATPase regulatory subunit 5, which translates to MTIENIQFQNNSDVNMSDSLDLEDIFSRLSVSEEERMDIMGSMGPLIRNLNGPDVGQRVENLDLNVMFMIMSSAITEDEITLACQTLRELLKYLKPSFILERYADSIQSGLSKDAHIQIKILVLITLQQMENEIPLLMSKTSILSLATSTIAHPNLSLAKETMKFLLMLSAEKQEIIFSPPIYPILMEILDDSTKSNVIYQLRVYDFFVKVSSMSQELLNRVVETGILNSLLKMAYSEDILVKLNGLELLGDLARTSQGYQFIVKDSGISSKLDELLDVDNALCDIVLPGILKFFGNLAYIDPNIVLLNHPKFINTLNCGLKFADSNNPTYRACIETLGIIAKTQDGRNAIDAKFNVVAILQPLTLDIRNGKSDVRAISMEIFADFVNSGSSVQRNWFMTLGENSTDKSAGQVLFQMIKLPFEELQGAAYSILWTISQYEWGVHVISECPGFIEYILNRESGNFKVIKERKCDVIANILKSSDSNNLVNIFGTPNVIKMKQYVRDGPFYIRTEVNVAYEDA; encoded by the exons AtgacaattgaaaatatacaatttcaaaataatagcGACGTCAACATGAGTGATAGCCTAGACTTGGAAGATATTTTTTCGAGACTTTCCGTCTCGGAAGAAGAAAGAATGGATATTATGGGGTCTATGGGCCCTCTTATAAGAAATTTGAATGGCCCAGATGTGGGGCAGAGAGTTGAAAACTTGGATTTGAATGTTATGTTCATGATAATGAGCTCAGCAATCACGGAAGATGAAATTACTTTGGCATGCCAGACCCTCAGAGAACTGTTGAAATACTTGAAACCCTCTTTCATTTTAGAAAG ATACGCGGATTCTATTCAGTCTGGACTCTCTAAAGATGCTCATATTCAAATTAAGATATTAGTTTTAATAACACTACAGCAAATGGAGAATGAAATTCCATTATTGATGAGTAAAACAAG cATTTTGAGTCTTGCTACTTCCACAATAGCCCATCCGAACCTTTCGCTTGCAAAAGAAACCATGAAATTCCTCTTGATGCTCTCTGcagaaaaacaagaaataatattttcacctCCAATATATCCAATATTAATGGAAATCCTTGATGATAGTACCAAAAGCAACGTAATTTATCAGCTAAGagtgtatgatttttttgtgaaagtttCCTCCATGTCTCAAGAACTTCTAAACAG agTTGTCGAAACGGggattttaaatagtttgttgAAGATGGCTTACTCCGAGGATATTCTAGTAAAGTTAAATGGGCTTGAACTTTTGGGAGACCTTGCTCGTACTTCTCAAGGCTATCAATTTATTGTTAAGGATTCTGGTATATCTTCCAAATTGGACGAACTATTAGATGTTGACAATGCATTGTGTGATATTGTACTACCTggaattttgaagttttttggcAATTTAGCTTATATTGATCCAAACATTGTACTATTAAACCatccaaaatttataaacactCTTAATTGCGGCTTAAAATTTGCGGATAGTAATAATCCAACGTATAGAGCCTGCATTGAAACATTGGGAATAATTGCAAAAACTCAGGATGGCCGAAATGCGATAGATGCCAAATTTAATGTGGTTGCAATTCTTCAACCACTAACGCTTGACATTCGAAACGGTAAATCGGATGTTAGAGCCATATCAATGGAAATTTTTGCTGATTTTGTTAACAGTGGCTCTTCAGTACAAAGAAATTGGTTCATGACCCTTGGTGAAAATAGTACTGATAAATCCGCTGGTCAAGTATTGTTTCAAATGATCAAACTACCATTTGAGGAATTGCAGGGTGCTGCCTATTCCATATTATGGACAATTTCTCAGTACGAATGGGGAGTGCATGTCATTTCTGAATGTCCAGGATTCATTGAGTATATATTGAATAGGGAATCAGGAAATTTCAAAGTAATTAAGGAAAGGAAATGTGATGTGATCGCTAATATTCTTAAATCATCCGACTCGAATAATTTAGTGAATATCTTTGGCACACccaatgttattaaaatgaaacaatatgTTCGAGATGGGCCCTTTTATATAAGAACTGAAGTGAATGTGGCTTATGAAGATGCTTAA
- the LOC121116179 gene encoding uncharacterized protein isoform X1 translates to MALSLIWSAMGIKSSKASVEISTTSKDAPNGTLNGGTTVIDEVITSSTEIETNKYEALDESKVELPVEEGNETLNESKSEEKKEKKKDKLMPKFSFRNNVSFLRKKKSMESSNKENRTKDSPEKKEEDNSSINSTPSKPQEAQKTEQLITDAASSPKVPEEAPKLVAEAVKKPQEPKQEEKVVESIKEATTIVKEEVKEAVVESPKKEEVAPVVQPKVEEVHKEPEESPVSKEEVKEEKVETLIPVAAEIRKPEESKEEKESEPVKEKEEQPPPKEEVNTTVSEEEKVESVVVAPTIPPPPVVVVEDSSKESSPSVELETKQEQEQEEDEEEMPPPPPEIPLIPPPSCIEEDIISPPEPIPTSEDKEVAIPSSELDLSKTEE, encoded by the exons ATGGCGTTGAG TTTGATTTGGTCCGCAATGGGTATAAAAAGCAGTAAAGCCTCCGTTGAAATATCCACGACTTCTAAGGATGCCCCCAATGGCACTTTGAATGGAGGTACTACGGTGATTGACGAAGTTATCACTTCTTCCACGGAGATCGAGACGAATAAGTATGAAGCACTGGATGAGTCCAAAGTGGAGCTCCCTGTTGAAGAAG GGAATGAAACtttaaatgaaagtaaatcggaagagaaaaaggagaagaagaaggacaAATTGATGCCCAAGTTCTCCTTCCGCAACAATGTGAGCTTCCTAAGGAAGAAAAAGAGCATGGAGTCTTCAAACAAAGAAAACCGCACCAAAGATTCGCCGGAAAAGAAAGAAGAGGACAACTCTAGCATCAACTCCACTCCCAGTAAGCCACAAGAGGCACAAAAGACGGAACAACTCATCACTGATGCTGCATCATCTCCCAAAGTCCCAGAAGAAGCACCAAAGCTTGTCGCTGAGGCCGTCAAAAAGCCTCAAGAGCctaaacaagaagaaaaagtagTTGAATCCATTAAAGAAGCAACAACTATTGTCAAAGAAGAAGTGAAAGAAGCCGTGGTTGAATCCCCCAAGAAGGAAGAAGTAGCCCCCGTTGTACAACCTAAAGTGGAAGAAGTGCACAAGGAACCCGAAGAATCTCCTGTGTCGAAAGAAGAAGTGAAAGAGGAAAAGGTAGAAACTCTGATCCCTGTTGCTGCTGAGATCAGGAAACCCGAGGAATCTAAGGAAGAAAAAGAATCCGAGCCTGTGAAAGAAAAAGAGGAGCAGCCTCCTCCCAAGGAGGAAGTGAATACTACGGTCTCTGAAGAGGAAAAGGTGGAGAGTGTTGTTGTTGCTCCTACTATTCCCCCTCCTCCAGTAGTAGTAGTTGAAGACTCTTCCAAAGAATCATCCCCATCCGTAGAGCTTGAAACTAAACAAGAACAAGAGCAGGAGGAAGATGAGGAAGAAATGCCTCCTCCACCTCCAGAAATTCCTTTAATTCCACCTCCCTCCTGTATTGAAGAAGACATCATCTCTCCACCTGAACCCATTCCTACTTCAGAAGACAAGGAAGTAGCGATACCTAGTTCGGAATTGGATTTATCAAAGACTGAGGAATAA
- the LOC121116179 gene encoding uncharacterized protein isoform X2 gives MGIKSSKASVEISTTSKDAPNGTLNGGTTVIDEVITSSTEIETNKYEALDESKVELPVEEGNETLNESKSEEKKEKKKDKLMPKFSFRNNVSFLRKKKSMESSNKENRTKDSPEKKEEDNSSINSTPSKPQEAQKTEQLITDAASSPKVPEEAPKLVAEAVKKPQEPKQEEKVVESIKEATTIVKEEVKEAVVESPKKEEVAPVVQPKVEEVHKEPEESPVSKEEVKEEKVETLIPVAAEIRKPEESKEEKESEPVKEKEEQPPPKEEVNTTVSEEEKVESVVVAPTIPPPPVVVVEDSSKESSPSVELETKQEQEQEEDEEEMPPPPPEIPLIPPPSCIEEDIISPPEPIPTSEDKEVAIPSSELDLSKTEE, from the exons ATGGGTATAAAAAGCAGTAAAGCCTCCGTTGAAATATCCACGACTTCTAAGGATGCCCCCAATGGCACTTTGAATGGAGGTACTACGGTGATTGACGAAGTTATCACTTCTTCCACGGAGATCGAGACGAATAAGTATGAAGCACTGGATGAGTCCAAAGTGGAGCTCCCTGTTGAAGAAG GGAATGAAACtttaaatgaaagtaaatcggaagagaaaaaggagaagaagaaggacaAATTGATGCCCAAGTTCTCCTTCCGCAACAATGTGAGCTTCCTAAGGAAGAAAAAGAGCATGGAGTCTTCAAACAAAGAAAACCGCACCAAAGATTCGCCGGAAAAGAAAGAAGAGGACAACTCTAGCATCAACTCCACTCCCAGTAAGCCACAAGAGGCACAAAAGACGGAACAACTCATCACTGATGCTGCATCATCTCCCAAAGTCCCAGAAGAAGCACCAAAGCTTGTCGCTGAGGCCGTCAAAAAGCCTCAAGAGCctaaacaagaagaaaaagtagTTGAATCCATTAAAGAAGCAACAACTATTGTCAAAGAAGAAGTGAAAGAAGCCGTGGTTGAATCCCCCAAGAAGGAAGAAGTAGCCCCCGTTGTACAACCTAAAGTGGAAGAAGTGCACAAGGAACCCGAAGAATCTCCTGTGTCGAAAGAAGAAGTGAAAGAGGAAAAGGTAGAAACTCTGATCCCTGTTGCTGCTGAGATCAGGAAACCCGAGGAATCTAAGGAAGAAAAAGAATCCGAGCCTGTGAAAGAAAAAGAGGAGCAGCCTCCTCCCAAGGAGGAAGTGAATACTACGGTCTCTGAAGAGGAAAAGGTGGAGAGTGTTGTTGTTGCTCCTACTATTCCCCCTCCTCCAGTAGTAGTAGTTGAAGACTCTTCCAAAGAATCATCCCCATCCGTAGAGCTTGAAACTAAACAAGAACAAGAGCAGGAGGAAGATGAGGAAGAAATGCCTCCTCCACCTCCAGAAATTCCTTTAATTCCACCTCCCTCCTGTATTGAAGAAGACATCATCTCTCCACCTGAACCCATTCCTACTTCAGAAGACAAGGAAGTAGCGATACCTAGTTCGGAATTGGATTTATCAAAGACTGAGGAATAA
- the LOC121116634 gene encoding monoglyceride lipase faah-4-like gives MSLKIKARSKRAEVQANKERLLKKYSDTNRSTDQWKTVLGLSREEYLEGLKNGDLSMRNIFKAFQFAALIKDKNTNGVVQFVPNANEIASYIQCNRIGISLLDVQPCKHDCAAIKILKNHGALPLCTTNVAQQFGLSTNNPIYGQTTLWGREVGGETGGAASMIASICNDFAVGLSMDIWGSLRMASAFCGCFTLKPTYGRHLSTLGTLNSDDYVASRVANVAGNLRVGFFTSDNGLQTDPGCVRAVLQACTILKQNGHEVVEFPPPDMKEVTEVYLGHLHVQKMISLLNVDLASVDSLYYFYYFSLVPHYFRLQLISNFYNKNVMGIPLVYPTDMADQYLEYKNRATDLTKEYLDIWDDKCIDVLITPAALTPAPPPELAKKFSPLALPYISWNLMNMPAGIMPISRVTKKDIAKSNEVKLKTYNYIQEAHPIEGLPLSIQIVGRPYEEEKILYTMEFLNNFTRYNPCHDLKSDTPEVVKCENNE, from the exons ATGAG tttAAAGATTAAGGCAAGAAGCAAAAGAGCCGAAGTTCAAGCAAATAAAGAACGGCTCTTGAAAAAGTATAGTGACACAAATCGTTCGACAGATCAATGGAAAACTGTTTTAGGACTTAGTAGAGAG gaatATTTGGAAGGACTAAAAAATGGAGACCTTAGTATGaggaatatttttaaagcattccAATTTGCTGCTTTAATTAAAGATAAGAATACGAATGGGGTCGTTCAg TTTGTACCAAATGCCAACGAAATTGCAAGTTACATCCAATGCAATAGAATTGGAA TATCTTTATTGGATGTGCAACCCTGTAAACATGACTGTGCggctattaaaatattaaaaaatcatggaGCCTTGCCTTTGTGCACAACAAATGTAGCACAGCAATTTGGGTTATCCACTAACAATCCCATATATGGACAAACAACTCTATGGGGAAGAGAAGTTGGAGGGGAGACTGGTGGTGCTGCAAGTATGATAGCATCAATTTGCAATGATTTTGCTGTTGGCCTAAGTATGGATATTTGGGGGTCATTAAGAATGGCATCTGCCTTTTGTGGTTGTTTTACATTAAAGCCAACATATGGTAGGCATTTATCAACTTTAGGCACACTTAATTCGGATGACTACGTTGCAAGTCGAGTAGCCAATGTTGCAGG aaatctGAGAGTAGGTTTTTTTACTTCTGACAATGGATTGCAGACAGATCCAGGTTGTGTTAGAGCTGTTCTTCAAGCATGTactatattaaaacaaaatggaCATGAAGTGGTTGAATTCCCACCTCCAGACATGAAGGAAGTCACAGAAGTCTATTTGGGTCACCTGCatgttcaaaaaatgatatctcTTCTCAATGTTGATCTTGCCTCAGTGGACtctttatactatttttattatttttcgttgGTTCCTCATTACTTCAGACTccaattaataagtaatttttataacaaaaatgtaatggGAATACCACTGGTATATCCTACGGATATGGCAGATCAGTATTTGGAGTATAAAAATAGAGCTACAGATTTAACGAAAGAATATCTCGATATATGGGACGATAAATGTATAGATGTATTGATTACTCCAGCTGCACTAACTCCTGCTCCTCCACCGGAGTTAGCGAAGAAATTTTCTCCATTGGCTTTACCATACATTAGTTGGAATCTAATGAATATGCCTGCCGGAATAATGCCAATTTCCAGAGTTACTAAAAAAGATATTGCTAAATCAAATGAAGTTAAATTGAAG ACGTACAACTATATCCAAGAGGCACATCCCATTGAGGGACTTCCCCTTTCTATCCAAATTGTTGGTAGAccatatgaagaagaaaaaattttatacaccATGGagtttttaaacaatttcaCGAGATATAACCCATGTCATGATTTAAAATCTGATACGCCCGAAGTGGTAAAGTGCGAAAATAATGAATAG